A stretch of DNA from Ciona intestinalis unplaced genomic scaffold, KH HT000098.2, whole genome shotgun sequence:
TTAATCTTAAAGCTGTACTGGTACATAAAGTAAGAAGAATGCCTGAAGCTCTTCTCTGTACACCGGAGATGCAAGCTTCACGTTCACTAATAAGTGAAGTTCAAATTGAGAATCTGCCCAAGCAACAAGCTGAGGAAATGCAACAGGTCAGTTCTTATATGTAAACTTTTGTATTGGCAGTTGATAGAAGAAAAGTATGGTATGCTcttaaataactttgtttggTAGTGCAGTTCTGTCTCTATGTGCATGCATTGTCCGCTGTATGTAGCATACACCTAATGATGtacacttttattaaaatcccAACAAAactctttaaattttttagacAAAATCAAGTCCACGTGAACCTATTCCTGAGATTGGATCTGAGTTTACATTTCATCCCAGAGTTAGCACAGCAAGCTCAAAAATGGTGGAAAATCTTGGTATGAACTTCCTGGCTCGACAACAAAGACATATGGAACGACAAAAAAAATTGGTGGGTTTAGAAATAAGTGGCACATACAAATAAATAGCATTGACAAAtacaataaaagaaacaacaaaagaaattgtttgttaagactgcttttaaaataaatagcttTATATATAGGTGCAGTAATGTAAAGGTCATTTCCGACTTGTACCTGgctagtaaataaatatattaaatcgTACTGTGTTTTAGTATGAAGAAAACCAGAATCTACATAACTCACCTTATAATCAGAATCAGGAGTCAAAACGTCCAAAGGTAATGTGATTTATGTGATGGCACTTTAAGTGGTGCGTGTATTactgtattatgtatataatataagtgatcaatatatttttagatttccACAAGTCTTACGAAGAGTTATGAACGCCCTTCAACAGGTGGGAAAAtgttaaatctgttttatgttttgaatattgcaacaaatattggtaaaattaGTCTTTATCATACATTTGACTAAATGCAATAAAACTGCATATGTAGGCTACCATGCTCTTTTCAGATTGCCCACCCCTTGCTCCCAATAAATTAATCAGTAGCCACTAATCTTACTTCAAACTTTGATTATAACACAACACACACTCTTTAAGGGTAGTACTTATCGAAACGTGATTACATTTGAGAATTCCTTGTTTAGGTGGTTCAAATCTTTTAAAGAAGAGACATCGCCTTCCCAGAAAtcagttaaaaaaacgaagCACCGTCAATAGTGAAGATATGGGTGAGAAATTTCATGAtttaatcttttaattttacgttTGTAACTATTAAAATGTATGTAGGAAAATAGATTGCACTTGAGcactaaaatacaaaaaaaaacagacacaTAAGTTTACTACTGCTTGACCAATGTATTTGTTCCTATGGAAATTAGTTCAATTGCTTAAGTTTTCCGCTTGTTggacttttttaattacataaaATGTTCTTTACCACAGAATCCTCTCCTCACTCCCCGGTCCCACCTTCCTCCTCTCCCCTTGGTCTTCCTCCAAGATCAAAGACATATTATCCTTCCCAAACTCTTCCCCTTTCGTGTGTGAGCAACAAcgtgaaaaagaaaaatgcaaGCGATCCATACGCCAACTTTGATCGGCTACAGAAGGCCAAACTAATAGCTGAGAAAGCCATTAAGGTATGAAGacctaattttaaatttgatgcttttatttttggtatttaaaaaaaataaataaatataagatattGCAAGGAGTGAACCTTACGCATGTGTTATTATAAAAGTATCTAGTTTATtaactaattataaaataatattgccACCAAGATTTCACACCATATTCACAAATTTAgcataaatgtatttttattttaactttatataaaaaagcgAAGTAAAACACCATTAGGATTTTAGGCCTAATTTGCATAAGTAGGAATGAATAATTATTGCTGTCATTTCTCCACAGTCTAAAAAAGTGTTTAGTATCCATGGTCCCTATCCACTCATTCGACGAGCATTAAGGGATCGGGGATGGGTGGAGAAGGAGTTTAAACTTCCGGTACGAGCGAGGACAAACAAACCAAGCGGTGATTCCTCTGATGCAGATGATATTGATGACGATGATGATGACGGTAATACAACTTGtcacaataaaaaacacaaaacaaataatataaaatatttttggcacaaaataatcaaatgttttacacattttttatcatttttttgtactgCCTAAGAAAACTTTTGTCATTCATAAACCATCAATAAAATTTAGTCTGTAAAATATCCAGGATTTCAAGGTAAttctttttattcatatttatatcTAGATGATGTTAACAATCAAAAAGATAGTGGAATTTCCCCATGCATTGgatgtaaaaaagtttttaaacttaagatatcaaaaataccaaaattgtTTAGTCTGTCTTAATAAATAATGATCttatagtaaaatataaaaactgcattaaaattttttcCTCATAGTATCCAGGATTTCTAAGTAGATTTTTATCTAGATGATGTTAACAACCATAAAGACAGCGGGATTGGAGTAAGTCCTAGACCACCATTTGAATCCTCAGAAAATGCAGCAGAAAACGATATGAATGATTGTTATGGAATAATGGTATATTGTATTTCTACTATCTTTGTATATTGAAACcacttttttattgatttctctagatatttctatttttttaatggttaaccaaagttttaaataaatgttttaccaAAGGTTTAACAGTGGTAGTTGTTTCTTTATGCTTAAATTGGTAAAAGTTGACATTCAACATTCAAGTAGACACACCTTCAGTAAATATGTCTTAAATAATAGAAAGTTGACACCACTTGTTCATTGACCCCAATCCATTCCAACTTAACTCCTTTGTCCTACAAAGCAGTGTAGGTCTACTCCATTTGAAAGcagttactttgtgggtggggGGTTTCCTTTGTGGATTTGTAACTTTAAAAGGAACTTCTTTTTTGTATAACGGCACaaaagtagtttttaaatattaattttataaatttaaagtactTTTAGAAATGCAAAATCTGGAtgaaattaattattaaatcaactcacaaaaagtttttatatattaacccTAAATTGCACATCAGCATTTTCAACCTAAACTAATTGTGCTATGTCATAAGATTCAAAAAACAGTATGAATACTATCAAGGAATATAAATGAGTAAATAACATTTCAATATTTGACCCAGGGTCGAATGGTTCGCAATGAAACCTCAATGTTTCAATGGACAACCAGAACTGGTGCAGTGGATTGGAGATTCCTACAGAAAGATCAAATTGTCAACCATTTTTCTAAAGCAAATTTTACCACCAAGGTTAGACTTAGAGATCCCAGatgagttttataaatttaaatcaaaaacagATAAAGGACAAAGCACCAGAAGAGCtggcatttaaaaattaagtccagTTCCATAGAAAATTCGGTATTGTGCCCCTGCCtctaactcagaggtaattgattcaaggctcgtcgctgctactttTGTGGGGgtatgtgaccttgggcaagaccctaaatggtaattgctccaagtggtcactaatgggttctccaaattatcagctgtacataaaaccaaaaaaaatagtcacctacaaattaacatacatggtaaatggCACTAGGAGCATGAAAAActcctgttttaaaaactatcgTTTTCTTGCTGAGCGAGAATAAagcatgttacattcattcatatgttttatttaataacaagTTATTTATGTACTCGTATCTAACAGCGAACGTTGACACATTAAACATTGTGTTACTAGGTTGGTCTATGCGTAAACCTACGAATGCTTTCTTGTTTTGCTGTCGGACATTCCGATACTTTCTTTCCAAGATGCTATCGACTCAGTAACGAGGATGACAAGTTAGATTTTATTGGTCAgcgaatgttttatttattgtacaGATATACCTTAAAGATTAAATAAACACTGTGCTACACTGTGggtatttatttctgtgtaGCAAAAGTTTTGAGAAATTTTtggttctgtttttttttctgtaaggCACCTAAGATTGCCAAAGcctttagaatattttttagctTCGCTAATATATTCTTTACTTGATACAGATGACTTTAGACTGGGAGCTGCATCTGGAATACTGAAGATGGTTGTAGGTAGACATGTAGATGACTCTTATGGAAAAGATGccgagaaaattgaaaatggTCAGCTTCCACCTTCCAGTGAGTTATTGTCAAACATTTTTAGATTTGTTCTGTCAATAACATTTTTCGATATGTTGTTTGTATTGCTTCTATGTGCTTAACTTCTGCAAGTCACAAAATGAATGTTTATACAGTAACTGTGCGACAACAGGTTTAATTTATACTCTCATCATATTTCAAATCATCATTTCCCGGTTTTCTGTTGTTCACATACACGATAAAGTTTAACTAtagtaataatttaaacttgcaAACTTTACGAATAATAAAACAGACAATCTTTAATTAATATGCTGAAGCACTTGACAATCAAATGCTTTAGAAACCTAAAAAATGCGACAATCAGTGTTAACTTATATAATGTAGAAAAGAAGTAGCATTGAGGCAACAACTGACAGACTTTTTCCATGACAAATCGTGTTCCAAGTAGATTTTAGTAGCTTGACTGATCATGCataacattacatttttttctgtggtAAACAGCTTTAATCTCTTTTGCTATAACATAAACCcctttcccccaccctagaTGGTTCCCATGTTGTTCCAAAcgaagttttactttttgcaaTTCGTGTTTGTGATCTCTATGTGCAAGAGAGGGACCATGATGACATAGATATGGATGATGCAAGTCTTTATACATCAGAGGACGACTGGGAGAAGTTATTACATCATTATTACAAACTTGTACAGTGAGTgtccattttgttttatatgtatttttaagaCTTAAGTAATATATACtcgcattttaaaaatattaatacaaattttcttgttttagtataatattttaatattgttccAATTTTGTCGCCTTTATTCAATTCATATAGTTTTAGAAATAGgactaaatattttacactaGCTACTATACAACTGTGGTTGTTTTCCTGCTATTCTTACTATTAAGGgcaaatgtatatttaaaatattggtttcAATCCACAGTGAAGGAGCAGTGATCGCCCACAGTTGTTCCTACCTTCAACAATGTGAACAAACACTAGCCAGGTTAAAAGAGAGGAATCCACAGTTTTTTACTGAAGGCGTCAAAAATACTTGGATTATTAAACCTGGGGCTAAATCAAGAGGACGAGGTTGGTGGAATGTGACAtaaattagtttgtttttttttcgaatacGATAATGGagattatttaattaacactGCGAAGAGAAGGCAATTTGCAGCAAagcaaatgttaaaacatgcttgggtaaaaactacttgagtgaaaaatcaaataaaagcgtgacTGCCCACACAGTATAAATTACCTGAATCGAGTCGTATTAAATTAAGACTAGATAAGATGTAATAGGAAAAAATGTGCATGCAATGATAACGTATAGCAAAAAGTTTTCCCAAATGTTTCTGGAGGCCAGGAGGTAAAACTCACATGGCATTGTTTTTTCGAAGTAAATAGGTAAAACAAATGCAGGATATTTTATAGATAGAGCAGTTCATCACAGGTTTTGAATGTCAAACAAACATGAATGGTTAGGAAAAATTGATTTACCCCATTATATGTTAAATGTGTAATGTGTATCACTAAGATAGATGTCCTTATAGCTGTACATTTGCCTGAGTGAATAGGGCATGAAATATTTGGTATTTAGAAAACATTTCAtttgaaatgttaaaaaaactgcccaacttttaatgttaatatacttaattgtaaaagtttttttttaggctttcactttatttttggttgattacaaacaatattttgtacaacTGAGACCATGCTATTAACTGTGTTAATTCAAACTTCAGGCATCATCGTTATTAACCGATTAGAAGAAATACTTAAACTGGTGGCTGGTGACGCAACTTTGATCAAAGATAGTCGTTGGGTTGTACAGAAATACATCGAACGTCCTCTGCTCATACATGGCACTAAGTTTGACATCAGACAATGGTTTCTTGTCAGTGATTGGAACCCACTCACAGTGTGGATCTATAAGGAGTGTTATCTACGTTTCTCCTCACGCCCGTTTAGCCTTAAAAACCTTGACCCGTAAGTTCAAACAATATTATATGTGTTGTTTTGCCCTAGCTTTAAAATGTAGTAACACGTTTTTGCCTTACTTACTGTAAACAGAAACGTACAGTGCTATATCAGATTTTATTGGCAATCCGCTAGAACAAACCAATCtaacaatatttttgcaaCACTAATAAAAATGCAGCTggataaaatgtataaaaaaaatatatatatatatttttttgaaattttactgCAATGTTCCTAATCTCACCATCTTTGTGCATTAATCatataaaactgcataaaacatatatatatatattttttttttaaatcattcaTCTCCATGCAGGTCAATTCATTTGTGCAATTACTCGGTGCAAAAGAACGTTGATATGGATGTCAACCGCAATCCACTTCTACCTGTTGAGAACATGTGGTCGTGTACAGAGTTCAAGACTTACCTCAGGTTCATTATATTTGCTCAGCTACAGCTAgaagcatattttttttacataactttTCTTTTTGTCTACAGTAAAACCTGTAATGTTGATACATACTATCACAATACAGGATTATCTTTAGTTAATAGTTAACTTTTTTGGCATTAAGTTACAAATTAGGCATATAAAGTGTTATAAATAATGTGTTTTGACCATCTTCAATATCAGTGATTTATTATGAACACGACAGGgcaggggaagatggaacattcttttgtttaacttaCTCATCCTATTTGATTTCTTTCCTTGAAAAAATGTGTAATCGTAGCCTAATAACTTTtagcattgttaattattaaaaatacaatcatATAGAATTATTTTGATTTGCAAACCGtattccatctttccccacagtacaatCATCAAATGTCTTTTATTAATCTCCTTTTTGTACTACTAACTAGTAATCTATTTCTATTTCAGATCCAGAGACTGCCATACATTATGGGACGACCTTGTATTTCCTGGGATGAAGAAAGCAATTATTCATATCTGTCAGACTGCACAAGATGTAGTGGAGTACAGGTAACCAATATAAAACGTTCATATagtttcttttaataaatggACTTTACTACACTTGGTTGCAGAATTTTCTAACTACCGAGTAAAATTCATGGAAGAGCTGCTCGTAAAATTgctttttattgatttaacaCAAGActatgatctggtgctacgaaaacgtaaccaacaaaaatcaagtccaaccactagtagtactagataaatatgtttcgcctaaatggcatcgtcagtctcttttttaaatagaatgaaatatatttctctagTTCTACTTGTGgttggacttaatttttgttggttatgtTTTCGTAacaccagatcattactgtaCTTTACTATACAAGAATCGTTTAACTATATGAACATcggatcagggtcagattcgctgAATTTATAACAAGACTATAGTAGACTATATTGATACTTAGCTGCTTCTGTGTTGTtgaacacgttagtggtcatatagatgctttttcgtcgaacagttgttcttggctttgttgttgttgctgatagggcggttattgaacacgttagtggtcatatagatcctttttcgtcgaacagtagtgtaagtttacaataaacacttggtacaggagttgtacaaagcgcatatacacatattctttaccaatcactcaattctcatacgtcataagtttcattagttataatacatgtataaatacattctgcctactgctttACAGTCACCAATGGAGACTAGAACcggttttgttggttacttcagatttgtttttgatcgaccccagtcgaccgttgtagtaaaatgattaactaatatagcagggtgggggtagatgggacaccttttcattttgttttctcttttcatttggtagtaaacaaagaacatttaatgaattataaaaccgtatcttcacgacttccacagaccattgttaattgtttaaaacacgatcaggctatttggataatatgtgttaaaggtgtcccatcttccccgactctactatcgtatgctaattagtttaaaacgtattcattcattagatctgtgatctcttgtattAGAACAATCTATTAAAATACTTATCCAGACAGGATTGTATCCACTGTTTCTagcagtttaatataaaacatactaATCAGCTTTTATCAGGGTAAACTACACCAGTATATGTGCATCCGCTTGTATGATTTGGATTTTCTATAACTTTGTAATGACCTTGTACAGAAAAGGTTCATTTGAGTTGTATGGTGCTGATTTCATGTTAGATGAGAATTACAACCCATGGTTAATTGAAGTGAACTCAAGTCCCACGATGTCCAGATCCACTGCCGTCACAAGTCGCTTATGTGCAGCAGTGCAAGAAGATACAATGAAAGGTGAATTCACTTATGTCTCACAGACTACAGTGGGGTTTGGCCAGTGGCAAGATTGTGTATTGGTTTATgacaataaacaacagttttataaagtaggACTGCTCCAGGAGTATTTTTTCTCTTGTTAAGCACAAACGTGTCTttgacaaatttattttaggtgGTCTGTCTCGGTTTACagcaattaataaaaacataggcAGTGTGTGAGAATTGGGGGATTACTACCTTCGCCGCATGCAGGGTAGCCTTAGTGTGCCTGCACCAAACACATTAGAACAAATGTTGTGTCCTCAAATATGCTACTTGGATGTGTACGGAAGTATTCAAATGGTCTTAGAGGGCAAATAAGatatagttaaaaaacaaaaaaatgtacacACTATTAGTTCTACACACAACACCAATTAAAGTTTCAatttgaattatatttttcagtGATTCTGGATCGTAAGAGAGATCGGAATTGTGATATCGGATTATTTGAGCTGATATACAAACAACCAGTTGTGGATGTTCCGCTGTATGTTGGGAAAGCATTGAATGTAAGATAtattactgttgttttaatgtaattgCTATATAAGAttctatttgtatttttgatgTGTTTTATATGAAGACAAAATCTTTTTACGATAGATTACCTACAATAGTGTTCACAAACTGAAGACTACgtatagtagtttggggtaagatgagacatttttattctcttttctcatctcatttggtagtatacaaagaacatttacggAATTATTTAACTGTAGTCACATCACTCTAAATAAGgatctttgttaattgttcaaaatcagaaacattaaagttatgtggtaacagtatcccatcttacccacacaGTCCTGTAAGTGTGACTATCGAAAAGCtacttcattttaaaattaaccaaacTTAATACAACCGCTGCACAGGTGGAAGGCGTCATCATAAGAAAACCAACCGTTCCTGTCCGTCGTtcattcaacaacaacaacaacacaaaccTAACCAATAATCAAcccaacaacaacaccagTGAATCTGAGACTCCGCCAATAGGTGGCAGTAGAGTGCCCAAACGAACCGCCGGTGTGTACGCAGCAGCTCGTCCGTCACGTGTTACAGTTCGTACCACCAACCAAGCTCGTAACACGACGCAAACCAACTTCGACCACAACGAACACAATAACCATTCCGGTCGCGTGACAACTGATCGCTCCCGAAGTCCGGTGAAGATTAAAATGCAAAGCACACTGAAGCGGTTGAACAACGAGGCGCACAATATCCCGACGAAGCCGAACGCCTTTAACTTACCGAAGTGCTCCCCAAGCAATACTAGCATCGGTTCCAGCGGTACAGCGTCCACCGCTTCACAGGCTTCTGTACCGCGCGTGCCTTCGTATGGTTGCAAACAACCAGCCTACAGCATCAAACTTCCGACCGGCCCCGACGCCCAGCACGCTGCTCCAGGTAACGGGAACACTCACTTCGTAAGTTCATCGCAAGCGAAGGCGGCTTCATCCATGGGCATTATGCATCTTGGCTCGGCATACTCCAGCATGATCGCCGCAGCCAACCGAGGTTGCCTCCCGGGAAAATTTAACCATATCCCGTTTCCTCCGCCACAAGCAGTGGTTCCTAAGACCTTTCCTTCATCAATACCAGCTGGAGAAATCGCTCCGGGAGGTGGTACATACACCCACCCTACCCCGCCCACAGGAGTAGTGGCCGTCACCCCGCAAAACTTAGGTCTGAGTCTTCCTTTCCAGAAGTTCTTCCATGCGCAAGCGGAGCAATACTTGGCGCAGCAGCAGGGACGACGTGGTCCCAACTACCCACCACCAC
This window harbors:
- the LOC100183427 gene encoding uncharacterized protein LOC100183427 isoform X1, whose amino-acid sequence is MEQCRNRVKVRNEKAARSTKRTVLVHKVRRMPEALLCTPEMQASRSLISEVQIENLPKQQAEEMQQTKSSPREPIPEIGSEFTFHPRVSTASSKMVENLGMNFLARQQRHMERQKKLYEENQNLHNSPYNQNQESKRPKISTSLTKSYERPSTGGSNLLKKRHRLPRNQLKKRSTVNSEDMESSPHSPVPPSSSPLGLPPRSKTYYPSQTLPLSCVSNNVKKKNASDPYANFDRLQKAKLIAEKAIKSKKVFSIHGPYPLIRRALRDRGWVEKEFKLPVRARTNKPSGDSSDADDIDDDDDDDDVNNHKDSGIGVSPRPPFESSENAAENDMNDCYGIMGRMVRNETSMFQWTTRTGAVDWRFLQKDQIVNHFSKANFTTKVGLCVNLRMLSCFAVGHSDTFFPRCYRLSNEDDKLDFIDDFRLGAASGILKMVVGRHVDDSYGKDAEKIENGQLPPSNGSHVVPNEVLLFAIRVCDLYVQERDHDDIDMDDASLYTSEDDWEKLLHHYYKLVHEGAVIAHSCSYLQQCEQTLARLKERNPQFFTEGVKNTWIIKPGAKSRGRGIIVINRLEEILKLVAGDATLIKDSRWVVQKYIERPLLIHGTKFDIRQWFLVSDWNPLTVWIYKECYLRFSSRPFSLKNLDPSIHLCNYSVQKNVDMDVNRNPLLPVENMWSCTEFKTYLRSRDCHTLWDDLVFPGMKKAIIHICQTAQDVVEYRKGSFELYGADFMLDENYNPWLIEVNSSPTMSRSTAVTSRLCAAVQEDTMKVILDRKRDRNCDIGLFELIYKQPVVDVPLYVGKALNVEGVIIRKPTVPVRRSFNNNNNTNLTNNQPNNNTSESETPPIGGSRVPKRTAGVYAAARPSRVTVRTTNQARNTTQTNFDHNEHNNHSGRVTTDRSRSPVKIKMQSTLKRLNNEAHNIPTKPNAFNLPKCSPSNTSIGSSGTASTASQASVPRVPSYGCKQPAYSIKLPTGPDAQHAAPGNGNTHFVSSSQAKAASSMGIMHLGSAYSSMIAAANRGCLPGKFNHIPFPPPQAVVPKTFPSSIPAGEIAPGGGTYTHPTPPTGVVAVTPQNLGLSLPFQKFFHAQAEQYLAQQQGRRGPNYPPPQEFRLGGSRRQHVSGICEWLEKQQSETGFSVACYYPNDGEAAAEFLDTCLEAHASEQLTPVIPSEEPQPNPLGSLCMFSSPDPKPAPIRKPGRLRNSYSSNCCPFSKQQLRSRRRKSTMRSVTGESARKQTTNLTPRNKGDKARAAAHNPLPVLKLYSLKHRHNRCLKHKSDSFLSITCPSSVSQTR
- the LOC100183427 gene encoding tubulin monoglycylase TTLL3 isoform X2 → MEQCRNRVKVRNEKAARSTKRTVLVHKVRRMPEALLCTPEMQASRSLISEVQIENLPKQQAEEMQQTKSSPREPIPEIGSEFTFHPRVSTASSKMVENLGMNFLARQQRHMERQKKLYEENQNLHNSPYNQNQESKRPKISTSLTKSYERPSTGGSNLLKKRHRLPRNQLKKRSTVNSEDMESSPHSPVPPSSSPLGLPPRSKTYYPSQTLPLSCVSNNVKKKNASDPYANFDRLQKAKLIAEKAIKSKKVFSIHGPYPLIRRALRDRGWVEKEFKLPVRARTNKPSGDSSDADDIDDDDDDDDVNNHKDSGIGVSPRPPFESSENAAENDMNDCYGIMGRMVRNETSMFQWTTRTGAVDWRFLQKDQIVNHFSKANFTTKVGLCVNLRMLSCFAVGHSDTFFPRCYRLSNEDDKLDFIDDFRLGAASGILKMVVGRHVDDSYGKDAEKIENGQLPPSNGSHVVPNEVLLFAIRVCDLYVQERDHDDIDMDDASLYTSEDDWEKLLHHYYKLVHEGAVIAHSCSYLQQCEQTLARLKERNPQFFTEGVKNTWIIKPGAKSRGRGIIVINRLEEILKLVAGDATLIKDSRWVVQKYIERPLLIHGTKFDIRQWFLVSDWNPLTVWIYKECYLRFSSRPFSLKNLDPSIHLCNYSVQKNVDMDVNRNPLLPVENMWSCTEFKTYLRSRDCHTLWDDLVFPGMKKAIIHICQTAQDVVEYRKGSFELYGADFMLDENYNPWLIEVNSSPTMSRSTAVTSRLCAAVQEDTMKVILDRKRDRNCDIGLFELIYKQPVVDVPLYVGKALNVEGVIIRKPTVPVRRSFNNNNNTNLTNNQPNNNTSESETPPIGGSRVPKRTAGVYAAARPSRVTVRTTNQARNTTQTNFDHNEHNNHSGRVTTDRSRSPVKIKMQSTLKRLNNEAHNIPTKPNAFNLPKCSPSNTSIGSSGTASTASQASVPRVPSYGCKQPAYSIKLPTGPDAQHAAPGNGNTHFVSSSQAKAASSMGIMHLGSAYSSMIAAANRGCLPGKFNHIPFPPPQAVVPKTFPSSIPAGEIAPGGGTYTHPTPPTGVVAVTPQNLGLSLPFQKFFHAQAEQYLAQQQGRRGPNYPPPQEFRLGGSRRQHVSGCIKAKSECVVCGMSDCASMTNESSRDSGTVRNSSPVPGSRHASPRNRNHVTCRCATYRNVISDDFLTNSVNCVGDPPPMAVRSST
- the LOC100183427 gene encoding tubulin monoglycylase TTLL3 isoform X3, which translates into the protein MEQCRNRVKVRNEKAARSTKRTVLVHKVRRMPEALLCTPEMQASRSLISEVQIENLPKQQAEEMQQTKSSPREPIPEIGSEFTFHPRVSTASSKMVENLGMNFLARQQRHMERQKKLYEENQNLHNSPYNQNQESKRPKISTSLTKSYERPSTGGSNLLKKRHRLPRNQLKKRSTVNSEDMESSPHSPVPPSSSPLGLPPRSKTYYPSQTLPLSCVSNNVKKKNASDPYANFDRLQKAKLIAEKAIKSKKVFSIHGPYPLIRRALRDRGWVEKEFKLPVRARTNKPSGDSSDADDIDDDDDDDDVNNHKDSGIGVSPRPPFESSENAAENDMNDCYGIMGRMVRNETSMFQWTTRTGAVDWRFLQKDQIVNHFSKANFTTKVGLCVNLRMLSCFAVGHSDTFFPRCYRLSNEDDKLDFIDDFRLGAASGILKMVVGRHVDDSYGKDAEKIENGQLPPSNGSHVVPNEVLLFAIRVCDLYVQERDHDDIDMDDASLYTSEDDWEKLLHHYYKLVHEGAVIAHSCSYLQQCEQTLARLKERNPQFFTEGVKNTWIIKPGAKSRGRGIIVINRLEEILKLVAGDATLIKDSRWVVQKYIERPLLIHGTKFDIRQWFLVSDWNPLTVWIYKECYLRFSSRPFSLKNLDPSIHLCNYSVQKNVDMDVNRNPLLPVENMWSCTEFKTYLRSRDCHTLWDDLVFPGMKKAIIHICQTAQDVVEYRKGSFELYGADFMLDENYNPWLIEVNSSPTMSRSTAVTSRLCAAVQEDTMKVILDRKRDRNCDIGLFELIYKQPVVDVPLYVGKALNVEGVIIRKPTVPVRRSFNNNNNTNLTNNQPNNNTSESETPPIGGSRVPKRTAGVYAAARPSRVTVRTTNQARNTTQTNFDHNEHNNHSGRVTTDRSRSPVKIKMQSTLKRLNNEAHNIPTKPNAFNLPKCSPSNTSIGSSGTASTASQASVPRVPSYGCKQPAYSIKLPTGPDAQHAAPGNGNTHFVSSSQAKAASSMGIMHLGSAYSSMIAAANRGCLPGKFNHIPFPPPQAVVPKTFPSSIPAGEIAPGGGTYTHPTPPTGVVAVTPQNLGLSLPFQKFFHAQAEQYLAQQQGRRGPNYPPPQEFRLGGSRRQHVSGRLY